The sequence below is a genomic window from Cucurbita pepo subsp. pepo cultivar mu-cu-16 unplaced genomic scaffold, ASM280686v2 Cp4.1_scaffold000136, whole genome shotgun sequence.
atctactagcggtgggctccAACAAGGACAATATAAGCCCAacaatgacaatatctactagcggtgggctccAACAAGGACAATATAAGCCCAacaatgacaatatctactagcggtgggctccAACAAGGACAATATAAGCCCAacaatgacaatatctactagcggtgggctccAACAAGGACAATATAAGCCCAacaatgacaatatctactagcactAGGCTCTAACAAAGACAATATAAGCCCAACAATGACAATACCTACCAGTAGTGGGCTTCAACAAGAACAATATAAGCCCAacaatgacaatatctactagcactTGGCTCTAACAAAGACAATATAAGCCCAACaatgacaatatttactagcagtggacttcAATAGGGACAATATTTGACAATATTTATCAGCAGTGGGCTCCAACAAGGACAATATAAGCCCGACAAGGACAATATAAGCCcaacaataacaatatttattagcagTGGGCTCCAACAAGGACAATATAAGCCCAACaatgacaatatttattagtagtGGGCTCCAACAAACaatgacaatatttattagtagtGGGCTCCAACAAGGACAATATAAGCCCAACaatgacaatatttattagcagTGGGCTCCAACAAGGACAATATAAGCCCGACAATGACCATATTTATTAGCAGTGGGCTCCCACAAGGACAATATAAGCCCAACaatgacaatatttattagcagTGGGCTCCAACAAGGACAATATAAGCCCAAcaatgataatatttattagaagTGGGCTCCAACAAGGACAATATAAGCCCAACAATAACATTATCTACTCGCAGTGCGCTTGAGATGTACCGccacaaatttcaaatttcaaagtaGATAAAATCCTATCTTATCTTAAAccataaattatcaaaaattaTTTGTGCAAATTAATACGCCAATTCCAAATCCTAAAAGGATTTGAAATTGGgagataattatatatatatatatatataacaattaAATCAATCAATCCATGTTCTTCTATCTCGGCCGATTTCAGCAACATTCCTAAATCCGACGGCATCTATGAGTCCCAATATGTCCCACGAGCTGATGGGTCTCATAGTATTGAGCGCCATTGCTATCATTGTGTTCTTGCCGATCTTCATGTTTCGTTGCTATCACAACCGCTTCATGCAAAATCAAACTAGAGCCCTCGATGTTGAGCAACCAAACCATGCAACGCGACTCTTCGCTCGTTTTCGGGCCGAGGTTATGCGGCGACAGTCATCGATAGCAACAACACCTCCTCGACCGAACACCGCGGAGGAAGAAGCCGCCTCCATTGTCACGAAGGTCGCTTACAAAGACATCAAGACGACGGAGGAAGCCGATTCCGATGACTGTTGCGCCATTTGCATTGAAGGGTTTGAAGAGGATGAGATTTGCGGAGTTCTTGATCGTTGTGGTCATTGTTTCCATAAGATTTGTATCGATCAGTGGTTGGGGATCAAGAGTCGTTGCCCTCTGTGTCGCTGTTTGGTTCGTGTTGTATCGGAGAATAATAATTCGTAATTGGTTAAACCCTAGTTATCATTCTAAAAGTTGATGGTTGGATGAAGAATTATGACCAAACAAGGATCAAATTACTTACTTCTCGAGCAAGAGTTCCACGATCCCGATCAGAAACTTGTTGAAAGTAGAGGCATCCAAACTAGACGCAGAAAAGGGATAGTTAGTGTTTCTAAAAAATGGCGGTTTCTTATGATGAcctagaagaagaaagaagctcATTTATCGAGGTTCGGGAGAGAAGCAAATTTACCTTATTCAagaagtgatttttttttagtgctTGTTTTACCGAGTTCATCTGTCCAAGAGCATATCAAAAGGAATTTactactatatttttttattgaataaaatatttactacGATTAGTTTGGATATTCGGGAATAAAAATTTCTATGATTTCTATGAATTGATTtacctaaaattaatttggttcATAACTgactcaaatttattattattttataatttatatacgtatatttattttaattttatttgatttcataattcttttcaaattattttttttttctaaacaaataaaaaaatattttgagggtaattttttaaaatgtattttaaaattgagcaGTAAATCgtaatttaatgtttgaaaataaataaattgatatttgatttattcactatttatttttttaaaattaaaatttgataaatgaCTCGACCATCCCAACATACTTTATCCAAATATCTCCCTTAAATTtatggatttggatttgattctaatttggtttcaatttcaaaattttccatttattattcttttaaaaaaatgagttactccaatataaattttttatttatttttttaatatagtaaaaaattatatataatatatatgtatatatagatGGGAAGTTCCTAAGAATCCCTTTCCATTTAGAGCGAATCCTCACAGTGCCCCGACCTCACAAGTAACATAGACGTCTCTAGTTTGATGTGGAGCGGAAGATGAAGAGACCATCTTTCACGATGGAACCCCTCAAAGACATCAACGGACCCACGGAGGTTTGTGAAGTCAAGGCCAATTTGGGCCAACTTGGTCCGTGTCCTTGGCTTCTACGGGTGCAACTCTTCTGGGAAGAATTTTTGCCCCTTTTGTTCTATAGGCTAAGTATATATGAATGTATCGTTGTTATCGtgagtaaaaatatattttttaaaattactcatAAATTCAAGTTGGTTCATTTCAACTCAATTTAGTTTCAAGGGAACTCGAGAACCAACCAAATCTAAtcaaaataagtttataatttaaagttgaGTTGATCGAGTTTTTTGAACACCTTGGCCATTCTTATATTAGGTGAAATTGgtagtttttatgattgagccaccgaaaagaATAAttccattaaatatttattatcaatattattttttttaatttttttttaatttttttaattattatttgtttcttattaaatattttttatctttcattttttttcccaccAACTTTTATATGAACGAAGTCCCATAGGTTAAGAAAGgaatatttatgaaatcaCTCCAACATTAAAGCAAGGAatcttcctttaatttttatttcttattctaatttttttaaaattttaacctaatttttatttaatcttaatCGAATCTGCTcacttatatatatttttaattaaaaaattctaaatttttaaatgtgttaTCAATTTTGTGGagttttaaactttaaaattttaaataaaattttcaattttttaattttgtgtctgaggcaaaaaaaaatttatttaacacaaaattaaaaattttaagatattttgtaaaatttaagaattaaataaatacttaaaagATTAGTAGTTACTCgcaaggaaagcctctttctttctttctttctcagaTTCCGGGCATAAAAGGAATGCCTCTTTCTCCGATTCCGAGACGTCCCTACaagaattatattatttattcttgtcCTACCTTAATTTCTAGTCTCGATCGGAactgatttttttcaattagttAAATGGAGTCATAAACGAGGAACATATTATTTGTTCTTGTCCTAGCTCAATCTCTCGTCTCGACCTGAGTTGATTTTTCCTAATCAGCTAAATGAGGACAGAGACGaggataatattatttgttcttATCCTAGCTCAATTTCTCATCTCGACTCGAACTGATTGTTTCCCATAAGCTAAGGGTCAGAGACAAGAATCATATTATTTGTTCTTATCCTAACTCAATTTCTCATCTCGACCCGAGTTAATTTTTCTCAATTAGCTAAATGGGATCAGAGACGAAAGCTATATTATTTGTTCTTGTCCTCACTCAATTTCACGTCTCGACCCGATcccccaaaaaataaatagagaatttcgTAGAGGATTGAAAAAGGGCATTCCCCGTCCACACTCTACCTCGTGAACATCTCgccctatatatatatatatttatttatttatatttatttatttattgtgtagatgtaattttaaataaataaaaaaaataaaagtggtATACTAAAATTGTAATTGAAGGAAAGATATGGACGGCTGAAAATTGTAATGGGATGAGGAAACATCCAACGGCCAAGAGTGGCGGGGTCGGAGGTGTCGCCTCGGGGCACGCAACAAAAAGGCCAAATCAACGGTGAACAGAAGAACAATCCAAATTCAAGTACAAAATCACtcccaacaaaatcaaaccatcTGGAGCGCCAAATTCCTTGTTCTGTAGCTTCAAGGATCCATTCAGCGCCATCCTCCACATTCAATCCCCTCGCTCTCACACAGTCTGTACAACAACACCATGCCTCGCACCGGCTTCGTCGGTTCCTTATCCACGCCCAAGGTCGACGTCGTCATCGACATGGGCAACCCCTTCCTCAACCTCACCGTTGATGGCTTCTTGAAGATCGGATCCGTAtgtttcaatttgttttttctgaatttttctttctgttcttcGTTTGCTCCGTCTATAATCTAAATGCgttctgttctgtttcttctttctagGTCGCGGCTACCCGAGCGGCTGCCGAGGATGCGTATCATGTCGTTAGAAAAGGTTTTGGTTGATGCGTATCATGTTCTAGAAATTGGTTTCCTCCTTTCTGCAGTGGTTTATGgcgttgttttgttttttcaggAACGATTTCTAGtcacaattttgaaaacacGGTTAGTGTCTCTTGCTTCGTGCCTCAACTTGTGGAGTCTGGTTGTTTATGGCTTTTGATTGCTGAAATTTTCATTCTGAGAATGTTCATAAAGTGCGTAATTAGGAAACAGATAGATTCTTTATGGTCTTTTGATCTATTCGGCTAATAAATCTTAGCTTCTATTGCAGTTGAAGAAAATGTGTAAAGAAGGTGCATACTGGGGTAAGTATAGATCGCATTACTCCTCAATGAAGTACTTAGCTTAGTGGATGAGTTTCAGCATCTGTAAACCTCAGCCAATTTGATGagattttgcttttggttcaTTGTTCTTGGAAGTTAAGCTTATGAGATTAGAAAATCTGGCCATAATTTCAGAAACAATGGTGATATTTCATTTGAAATGATGGGTAAAGGATTCTTTTCTGTTTGAACGCAGGAACCGTGGCCGGAGTTTACGTCGGTATGGAGTATGGGGTAGAAAGGATTCGCGGCAGAAGAGATTGggtaatttgaaattcatcctttaaatcaagttcaagtaaTTCTGTTAGATTTTGCTTCCAGTTCTCTGTGTTTATTTGGGAATACTTTCGAAGTTCTGTTTGATTTTCTGCCTCTCATCACTGTTCTGGATTGTTGGTTCACCTTGTAGAATGTATTGATCCaagattggagaagaaaattcaaacaacccagaaacaaaatttctcgACATCCTAGATATATTATCAATGTTACTTACAATAGTCCTCTGATTAAAATGATTGTATCTTTACAACAAGAGAATCAATGCTTCTTTCTGGTTGTAGAACTGGGGCCTTAGTTGTCTGTATTATTTCAAACAAGAATTCCCCTCAAGCATGTTGTTTCCAATGCTGGTAGATATTGTAACATTCTAGAACACGAGTTACGTCATTGATTATGCTACGCTGGGTCCTGAAAGGGGGTTAAATGtgagagaacgaaacattctctatgagagtgtggaaacctcccctagcaaacgccttttaaaaatcttaaggggAATCTCTttgggaaagttcaaagaggacaatatcagctagtagtgagcttgaactgttacatgGTTTCTAATCGGGAGTGCCGGAAGGTCAAGGAAGTTGGTGACCTGATGACAGGGGAGCCGGCGACCGAAGCCCCGGTGAACGGCGGCCGTAACTATAACGGTCCTAAGGTAGCGAAATTCCTTGTCGGGTAAGTTCCGACCCGCACGAAAGGCGTAACGATCTGGGCACTGTCTCGGAGAGAGGCTCGGTGAAATAGACATGTCTGTGAAGATGCGGACTACCTGCACCTGGACAGAAAGACCCTATGAAGCTTCACTGTTCCCTGGGATTGGCTTTGGGCCTTTCCTGCGCAGCTTAGGTGGAGGGCGAAGAAGGCCCCCTTCCGGGGGGGCCCGAGCCATCAGTGAGATACCACTCTGGAAGAGCTAGAATTCTAACCTTGTGTCAGGACCTACGGGCCAAGGGACAGTCTCAGGTAGACAGTTTCTATGGGGCGTAGGCCTCCCAAAAGGTAACGGAGGCGTGCAAAGGTTTCCTCGGGCCAGACGGAGATTGGCCCTCGAGTGCAAAGGCAGAAGGGAGCTTGACTGCAAGACCCACCCGTCGAGCAGGGACGAAAGTCGGCCTTAGTGATCCGACGGTGCCGAGTGGAAGGGCCGTCGCTCAACGGATAAAAGTTACTCTAGGGATAACAGGCTGATCTTCCCCAAGAGCTCACATCGACGGGAAGGTTTGGCACCTCGATGTCGGCTCTTCGCCACCTGGGGCTGTAGTATGTTCCAAGGGTTGGGCTGTTCGCCCATTAAAGCGGTACGTGAGCTGGGTTCAGAACGTCGTGAGACAGTTCGGTCCATATCCGGTGTGGGCGTTAGAGCATTGAGAGGACCTTTCCCTAGTACGAGAGGACCGGGAAGGACGCACCTCTGGTGTACCAGTTATCGTGCCCACGGTAAACGCTGGGTAGCCAAGTGCGGAGCGGATAACTGCTGAAAGCATCTAAGTAGTAAGCCCACCCCAAGATGAGTGCTCTCCTATTCCGACTTCCCCAGAGCCTCCGGTAGCACAGCCGAGACAGCGATGGGTTCTCTGCCCCTGCGGGGATGGAGCGACAGAAGTTTTGAGAATTCAAGAGAAGGTCACGGCGAGATGAGCCGTTTATCATCACGATAGGTGTCAAGTGGAAGTGCAGTGATGTATGCAGCTGAGGCATCCTAACAGACCGGTAGACTTGAACCTTGTTCCTACATGACCCGATCAATTCGATTAGGCACTCGCCATCTATTTTCATTGTTCAACTCTTTGACAACACGAAAAAACCATTGTTCAACTCTTTGACAAcatgaaaaaaccaaaaaaagctCTGCCCTCCCTCTCTATCTATCCAAGGGATGGAAGGGCAGAGGCCTTTGGTGTCCCCTCCAGTCAAGAATTGGGGCCTCACAATCACTAGCCAATATGCTTTTCTCTCATGCCTTTCTTCGTTCATGGTTCGATATTCTGGTGTCCTAGGCGTAGAGGAACCACACCAATCCATCCCGAACTTGGTGGTTAAACTCTACTGCGGTGACGATACTGTAGGGGAGGTCCTGCGGAAAAATAGCTCGACGCCAGGATGATAAAAAGCTTAACACCTCTAATTCTTATTacttttcaatattcaatatggaaaaaaaaaaaaatgaaaaggtcGTCTTATTCAAAACCCCTTCTCTCccacttttctctctcacttcACACCTTGGAACGCACCGTTCTTATAGAGAGAGAGGCGCTTTCACATCTTCTTAACCCGAAATGGCAAATGGCTGGGGAGAGGAAAGGTTCCTTTTTTTAGGGTACCCCCGGGAACAGATCCAGTGGAGACGGGGTGGGGCCTGTAGCTCAGAGGATTAGAGCACGTGGCTACGAACCACGGTGTCGGGGGTTCGAATCCCTCCTCGCCCACAACCGGCCAAAA
It includes:
- the LOC111783987 gene encoding RING-H2 finger protein ATL64-like — protein: MSPNMSHELMGLIVLSAIAIIVFLPIFMFRCYHNRFMQNQTRALDVEQPNHATRLFARFRAEVMRRQSSIATTPPRPNTAEEEAASIVTKVAYKDIKTTEEADSDDCCAICIEGFEEDEICGVLDRCGHCFHKICIDQWLGIKSRCPLCRCLVRVVSENNNS
- the LOC111783988 gene encoding outer envelope pore protein 16, chloroplastic-like → MPRTGFVGSLSTPKVDVVIDMGNPFLNLTVDGFLKIGSVAATRAAAEDAYHVVRKGTISSHNFENTLKKMCKEGAYWGTVAGVYVGMEYGVERIRGRRDWCRKVKEVGDLMTGEPATEAPVNGGRNYNGPKASQKVTEACKGFLGPDGDWPSSAKAEGSLTARPTRRAGTKVGLSDPTVPSGRAVAQRIKVTLGITG